The sequence GGTCGCATACGGTATCCGTAGAATATTCTTCGATCGTGATAGGATTTTTTGCACAAGTTCTTCGAGCGGCTCGGCGAGCGGAACGCTCAGTCCGAAACCAAAGAGGGCGCCGCTGCACATTCGTGTGACGGCGGTGCTCTCGTGAATGCCGAACGCCGACAGGGCGACGTCGGCAGCCATCGGAAGCGCGGAGAGAAGGATCAACGACCGGGATGAAAGCCGGCGGCCGATGGTTCTGGAAGCGAAAGGGGCGAAAAGGACGCCGAGGAAAAAGGCGCCGTAGATGGACGTGCAGCGGATGCACACGCCGAATTTGTATCCGGCGATATGGAACGACCGGCCGTCGATCTGATGGCAGACGCGGGAAAACAACTGGTAGAGGAATG is a genomic window of Bacteroidota bacterium containing:
- a CDS encoding DUF2085 domain-containing protein, whose translation is MTPRRVLIVMLFLWCAAIAAAPLLSSLGGPLAASGAFLYQLFSRVCHQIDGRSFHIAGYKFGVCIRCTSIYGAFFLGVLFAPFASRTIGRRLSSRSLILLSALPMAADVALSAFGIHESTAVTRMCSGALFGFGLSVPLAEPLEELVQKILSRSKNILRIPYATKAG